A single Triticum dicoccoides isolate Atlit2015 ecotype Zavitan chromosome 2A, WEW_v2.0, whole genome shotgun sequence DNA region contains:
- the LOC119353604 gene encoding trafficking protein particle complex subunit 3-like, with translation MPPLTTPKSGDALFASVERINAELFTLTYGTIVRQLLTDLEEVEEVNKQLDQMGYNIGTRLVDEFLAKSNVSNCADFKETADTIAKVSVKTEVTWVRDMLRGDDAYEMRVKLTKQVPEEYPYKDDD, from the exons ATGCCGCCTCTCACGACCCCCAAGTCCGGTGATGCCCTCTTCGCCAGCGTCGAGCGCATA AATGCGGAGCTCTTCACGCTCACGTATGGCACCATCGTGCGGCAGCTGCTCACGGATCTCGAAGAGGTCGAGGAGGTCAACAAGCAGCTCGATCAGAT GGGTTACAATATTGGAACTCGGTTGGTCGATGAATTCTTAGCCAAGTCAAATGTATCAAACTGTGCTGACTTCAAGGAGACTGCTGATACTATAGCAAAG GTTTCCGTGAAGACGGAGGTTACATGGGTCCGTGATATGCTTCGCGGTGATGATGCCTACGAGATGCGGGTGAAGCTCACCAAGCAAGTCCCGGAGGAATACCCCTACAAGGATGATGACTAG